tcttcttctctatacttctccatcaacatttttgaaagcaaataatgcatctgtggtgctcttcctcagcataaaaccatactgttgctcacagatggtcacctctcagcctggcttccactactctttcccctaacttcatggtgtgactgatcaactttattctcttgtagttactgcaggtctgcacagctccctttaaaaaaaaatgtaccagcacactccttctccatgcctcaggcatcctctcaccttccaaaatcttgttgagcaatctggttaaaaactccactgccatctctcctaaacatctccatgcttctccatctgcatatttgattttgcacatgttctatgctggatgcccttcctaacgcaaccgtccctatttatccgggcttgggactgacACTAAGAGGTCATTGGagtgtgcaaccctaatggctgggttggtaatcttatagttatagttatataaaatatttgacattaaataaacatatttttatgaGATCAGTCATGGGTTATATTGTAGTAAATATTTCCACCTTTTTATTTGAGTTGAGTaaaagattaattttttttacaataaaatttgTTAAAATGCCCCTTTAGAGTGCAACATTTAcggttctttctttctattagATATGCATTTATCTTCTTTGACTTTTATTTAAGCAGCGAATATGTCTGTGTTTACCACCTCTCGTCATGCTAatttctgcttgctgttaataAATCTTCAATTAAACAGCACACTTTCTCTTgcacatgcattaaaaaaaaaatcttaacagATTTCCTGAAAACACATCTGTTGCACTTATTTATATTCAGGTGATTCTTTTATTATCTGATGCAGACTTGGTAACCCTGAATGATGCCCAGATCCCCTGTGTATTGCACTTTCTCCTAATGGACTCCCTTTTTAAAGCTTTCCCTGCAGTGCTTGATTGACAGCTGTACCGCACAGTGCAAATGCAGATAGGAATTCAAGGTCAAATATAGCTGTGTTGTAGCATGACGATGATATTACTCTTTTTTTATGGTAATATTAGAGCTGGTCGGGACTTGACATGTAATGTTAAATAGCCTTTGCATGAGCATATGAATTCGGCCGGCCATCGTACAGTACATCATACAGACAtagttgtgtatttgttttatgttgGAAAGAAGGAATGCATAGATGCATACTGAACAAAGTAGAAATGGTGGGTGGGCTGACATCACGGCTTCTGTCTAACACACCCACTGAAATATCGATTCGGCATTTCCGACTTGATGGTACAGTATGTGCCAGTAATGTATACGCAGGCACTTTTATTAACATGAAACATGATGCAGCAAATGTACACCTGCTTCACTGTGTCTACTCGAGATTTATCACTggcattcgtgtgtgtgtgtgtgtgtgtgtgtgtgtgtgtgtgtgtgtgtgtgtgtgtgtgtgtgtataagagagagagagagagagaaagtgtgtgtgcacactttttaaaacaaaggTCACTTTTAAGGGGGGGGGGCTTAGCTTCtctgcagagagaaagagagaaatatatagagagagagatagagagagagaaagagagagagagagagagagagatgaaaaggGAGGGGCAAGATTAAGTTTCTGCTGCAGAGAAAGCTTGGCCAGTGAAAAATAATTGCAGCAGCAACGGGAGGTTTGTCCATCAACACACAACTCCAGACTGCGAAGTGATGCATCGTGATGGAAATGAGTAACATACAGAAGGATGATCCATAAcatattacaatgttattaacacaaacacatgcacacacatctacacatatatacagtatatgcatacttacactgtgtgtgtgtgtgtgtgtgtgtgtgtgtgtgtgtgtgtgtgtgtgtgtgtgtgcgtgttcatACTGCATGTCTACAGAGAATCATAGAATCAATTAGTCGTTCTTTCATAAATGTTGCACAGAAATAAAGTCTTTACACTTCACAAGAAAAACTCTGTGTactgtgaaagtgtgtgtttgtgtgtatgtgggtctCTGCTGCAGCAATGCAGTCATCTGTCTGGACTGTAGAAAGTGCTGCCTAAGCTCTGCTGCTTTATGAGTGTCTGCTCCTGCCCTGGTGCAGTTATACTGCAGGATAGGGTGTGGCTGCATACTCATCAAATATCCAAGTAAAtcaacaattaaacaaataatgcatgtaaataaaataagtatttgaaagaAATCAAAATGGAATTGTATTAACAGCAATGTTTCTCCTGGTCTTTGTTTTGGGTATGAATCTGGTGAAGTGTTTTCAGAAGATTATAGGACGCATTTCAGCAGTTTTAAATTcattcaaatttaatttaatttatacgGTGAGCTTACGGTCACAATTAAATAAAGACGCCCTTGTACAGATcaacataccgtattttccggactatgtTTTCCGccacttttttcccacgcttcgatccccgcggcttaaacaatgaagcggcttatttatggatttttcctggggttttcccggtttcgcaagcttcaagccaaaaacctgagcaccaaaacattagaccaatgaaattgcgaacgggttcaggtgaaccaatgaaactctttatattaaatcagatgcgctcccactgaatcgggccgcaccacatcataaatatggatgaggttcctctgacgtttgacctgccgctcactcggactgtctacaggaaatgcgaatcattcgtcacgctgaaaacaaccgggcatgaaaacacacacttcacctgtgttctgagctgcacggcatcgggagaaaagcttcaccgatggtgatttttaaacgcacaacgatgccaaaagataaactcccgagagaaatagttgtgaaaggaagaaggaagacagtgaacaattactttcttggtcggctactgtttagatacaagccgttgtaacgtgttgagtctgggtgaagggagagctcgcgaactccagttgcaacagaaatcatataagcacagacaggtttccaaaacgcgtgcttttttatttttcttggcaacagcgttacgggttagtcaaagaaacttttgcatatgagcatcagaaaattataaggacatattcctcggtcttgcacacatgcagtaatagtgacccacaaaagtgagtacaccataAGTAAACaaggaattcaccagagctgctcaggttgttgctgggatcctcttctactcctccataatgacatcacggagctagATATATGGTGCTTCTCCAACTTCCGCTTGAGGATACcctacaggtgctcaatagagttaaggtctggagacatacttgtcTCCAGACTCTATTACCTTCACCTTCCTCTGTAAGGCAGTTGTCATTTTGTCGgcgtgtttggggttgttttcatGTTTGGAATCTTatgtttggcccagtttctgaagggagggcatcttgttctgcttcagaatgccacagtacatgttggaatccatgtttctctcaacATGTACATTTCCCTTAACATGtacgcagctccccagtaccagccgcactcatgcagccccagaccatgatgctaccaccaccattctcaactgtaggcaagacacaattttattttatttccaggGTGTTGCCACACATTTAGGACACCATCAGAGCCAAACATGTATCTTTGTCTcattagaccacaggacatggttccagtaattcatgctcttggacaggttgtcttcagcaaactatCTTACAGCTTAATTCTTTAATTCTAACAAATCAAATCCTCAAGTCTCTTTATCATGAGGTGCCATGtggaacatccagtggtcagtatgagtgaattgtactcaaagcactgtatgttgagttatttttaaaggacagtagATCTGTAATGTTAcagaagctgcacattgactactctaaaatatatccacgtttcatttctagagtattgtcccttgagaaggtCTACTGAAggggttgctgaaatgtgtggGGTGCACTCATTTTATGAGATACTGTACCTATCTTTAATGATTATAACAATGCCACAATTCTAGATAAACATTTTTCATCTACACCTCGAAATAGAAATGAAGGTCGACAGTGGCAAGGAGAAACACCCTGAGACAACAGGCACCTTGGGAGtgccagaaaaaaaatggaaaacctacatgcttttaacaatggacattgcctcaaagcagctttacagaaataaagtggttataaaagtgttaaaagttgtataataaagtatgtatacatttagtgttaataagtttgttcctaataCTTGTTAGTTTATACTTAATGATCGAGCCAGTGGCGAccagcaaggaaaaactccctgagatggcatgatgcaaaaaccttgagaggaaccaaatttAAAAGGGGACCCATCaccatctgggtggcaccaaatgtccattcattaaagTTCCTTCATTGTTGAAGTGTACTGTTCGGTGTTcataggtgcttaaatgcaagACTGTTCCTGTGGACCTTAGCCATTGTAATAGACTTGATATTAATTAAAGTTAAAATCCATCCTCTTAACTTCTTAACTTCATGGCTCTTTAGGCGCTTTTCaatctccaattgaagagaaaaatataagatttttctttctcttgttttgAAAGCATTACCCTATTTAGTTTATAGGCATTACTTTTCTAGAAGAAACTGCTTAAAAAACAAGAAGGCTACAAATAGTGGAGCTAATATTAAGAAATTCTTGATACATTTTGACAGTATTCAATATCACATTTCTCAAAAAAGACATTCTTCATTAACAATTTGTCTTTTGTATTTGTTCTAATGCCTTCTGCATTTTAGCATAAtgacatacaaataaaaacagtataGAGCAATTGTTTATGCCTGTCTAAGcttcactctttcactctttcagcTGCTGTCCCAATAAAATATTAGGTTCATGACTTATGGTTCATCATGCACCTCATAGAGCCTGCTGTAAGACTTGTTAATATACAGGAGAGCAGCCAATAACTGGTCAATTATAATGTTTATCACCATGATTCATTTGGTGATGGATGTCTTCAGCACAGGACCTGCttgagaaaaatgtttttaaataagtgtGTTTTTGGACGTGAGGGAAGGAAAACCTTGTTCAGTATTTACCATATAGATAAATATTGTACACTGGATCTGATTGTAAGCCATAGCTCATTCAAGACTATAGATTGACCATCAGTTTTGCCTATTAATtggatagttgattgctggaactatctgcTATCGGGAAAAAAATGCATCCCAAATATCCATACTGATAATTTTTCCAGGTTTCGTTATACAGTatgagagcagcctctagatgggaaccatgtgctgtttatttgtaccctttttttttttttttttaatgtatgtaactttttatttctttgcaatgttactttttgtttcagtttaaaagcatgccttttattttacttaatattcattatatataatatactcatatttatttcatttagcctattttcatgattcagtacttttttttattattgtcagTAAgtaagttcagtactattttacttagagtgttatgtttgtttttttatccccCAAAAAAATCAGTTGGTTAATCggttatcagcaagtacgatccaacctagctatcagtaAAATCGGTCAACCTTTATTTAAGACTATAAAATTTTggttcctgttttatttatatcaatGCCACAGCTCGCAGACGATCGCTATGCAAAAGCATGCTTTTGCTCTGGACtctttagctccgcccacatcATGCCTTCAGGATAGTGAAGCTGtaactttatattataaatcTGAAAATCTTGATATGAAAAATGCAAAACTACTCGATAGATACTTGTGATTAACATTAGATTGGCTGAAACCGTGTGTTAAGTCCCTGTTGTTATATTTATCATGACTAGGATTGTTTCTACAATGCGCTCTGTCAATTCGATTATTAAATTACATTGGCTTTTTGTACTTTAAGCAAAAAGCCAATGACAGACGTTtatatattaacattgacttatTATTTGAGTGTTTACATGCCTTCTTTGTTAATTATCATGTTATAAATAGAATTGGATTGTACATTGAATGGTGTTTATTGCTTGATGTAATGTAATTTGTCAGTCCGTATTTTCTATCCCCAGATTTTTAGGATAGTTTTTAAGTAAGATTCTTGATTTCAAATGAGTAACTTGTTTCTGTTTTAGTCTCTTCTGTGTCCTCCATGGAAGTGCTCGTGCGACAGCAGATTGATGCCCTGAATGGCACCATGGTAAAGATCTCTTGCACTTTCACGTCCTGCTACAAACTTGATCTCAGCAAATTTGCGATGAACTGGACCTACCAGGAGACCAAAAACGATACAGAGGAGATGGTGAGGAGAATTCTTTTTCCTTCCAAGTTCATGTTGACATCATTTATAAGTGAATtaaagattatatattatattattatattaaggtTTATTATGAGGATAATTTTGAATAGATGATTACATTCAGATGTTTTTTGGCACACAGATGTTTTTCTcgttcctgttttttttgctcaggTAGCCTTGAAAGGTGATTGTATGTAAGCTGTTCTGattttctgtttaattaaacgtttttttttttttttttcttgttttgtttctgtaGTTTATGACCTTTAAGAACAGATTACCTCTTTTGAGGACAGACCGTTTTGGGGACAGGGTAAAGTTTGCTGGAAACCTGGACAAAAATGACCTTTCCATCACCATCTCAAATGTGCAGCTGGCAGATGAGGGGCTCTATAACTGTTACGTACGCAATCCTCCTGATCGCGTTGAGGGCCACGGTAGAATCCAGCTGTCTGTAGTCACTGAGTGTAAGTGTTTATTGCACCACTGAAAAAGCAGATACGGTTTTCatggcacattttttttcctggctGTTTTATGattaaagaaattaatatatataaagtaatgaTAATTATTACTAAACTAACATTTTAATATAGTTCTTACAAAATCATTATAAATCCACTTTAAATCCACTAAGGCCGGTTTTATTAACAGGTTTTTATTCACAAGAGAAGCTTGAAGACTTGAGCACTATTCGGCTTCTGGCCTGCTGAATGTGTGCTATTAAATGTGtgaaaacaataaacatttcacattatatgtaaaaaaaaaaaaaattgtataaacataaaaagtatAACATctcattgtttaaataatagaaTACATTTCATTGTTGGCGGATTGCTGTGCTGTATGTGGAATGTAAACTTTaattaatggggaaaaaaagcactcCACATTCCTGATCATGTTTTCATCCCTTACTTACCTTGTTACGttaagtgttttataaaaatgccGGTAATGATGATGGTTCGTAATGTTTTGTGTGCAGTGCCTCCTCCCAGAGACTCGACCATTGCTGTGGCTGTCGGGGCATCTATAGGAGGAATGCTGGCTCTGGTGATCCTCTCCATGGTGATCATCAAGTGTGTACGCAGACATAAGAAACAGGAGCTGATCTCTGATGAACAGAAAATGGAGGAGGAGGGTAAAACAGATGGAGATGGAGGCATTGAAGAAGGAACCAAGTAagactttttttggttttggtatttttttatgCTCTAGTGGAATAGACAGATGCAATTTGGAATAAAGAATCATTTTAACATCAGTCCCAAAACTTGTTAACGTATTCCAATGAAAATGGCATAATGAttgttactttactttactttctgCATTAATTCAGATCGATCTGaaagctgcatttttattttacaatgttCTCAATTtacactgatgtttttttttttttaagtgttgtgAAATGCTCACATCCCTATACAGTGTAtgcataaaaatgtaagaagctTTTAGCCTGTGTCATTTctattccttgtttttttttttttcttcagatgtCTTAAAATCGATGCATTTGTGTGTCATTATTCCGTCCCCTGAAAGAGGGGAAATGTAAAGGAAAATGATTTGTTTGAAAACGGTAACAATCCTAATGGGTTCCACAACAACTTCAGCGCATCTTGTTTGTGTTGAGTCAAATGAGTAACATTTCACTGGGTCAGATGACTGAAAAATATGCTATTGTTTGTGAATAGCTCCGTTTTCTCACTGTAAACTACAACGCAAAATGGCATTTTCAAATGTGTCAATTTTGAGTGGATCAGATTCTCTTCGTgtggaaagaaagaacaaaaatggTCAATACCAACTTTTTTAACACACATTCAgtaaatcagaaaaaaagataCTGAAATTCCAGTGAATCcagaaaaaatacaattctCTATAAACCACATCCCAAAactctaataataattaagataTTATTAACGATGaacttcttttgtttttgctttcaaTGTAACAGACAGATATAACATGGCTATGACCTGAAGGGCCTCGTTCTTCACATGCAGGTAAACAGCTGACTGTGTAGTTTGAGGaaacaatgcacacacaaatcatACACACCACTCATCCAACGCGACTGTGTTTTTGTTACATTACTGTAGAATATCCAAGCCACAAGCCAATCACATATATAAATCATGTATGGCATGTCTGTCCTTTCATCTAAACTTtgttccttctctttctttctttctttctttctttctttctttctttctttctttctttctttctttctttctttctttctttctttctttctttcagataTGAAGTTAGCTTGAGCCATTATGCTGTGGCTGTAGTACTTTTCTTGGTATGGATTTTCCCTCTTTTGTCCAgctaataaacaataaaaaaatattggattTGTAGAAAAACAGCAAATGCTGTACCCGCCATACATTCCAAGTGAGCCAGTGAAAGCTCCAGATCAGGTTTTTAGACGCCACTCTTCAATTTCATATTGCTACAAATCTACCACACAGGATTTTTAAGGAACCACTTTTaagatatttttgttttgtgtcttcCAAACACTGCCAATATGTTCACAACGTGTCTATTGTTAAAGCTAAAGCACACTATTGCTACTATTGCCTAATTGGTATTAGTTTGATAACAGATTTTATAGATATTTCTGctgttatttatatttctcgtatgatgcaaaaaaaaaaaaaaagagagagaaaggaatagTCCTCTTTCTGAGAAccaaatatacacacaagtaTATACAACATTCCAAAAAAGCCACTCAGCTTATAAGGTCTAAATGTGTATTGCTCTTTCTTTACTATTCAAGGGTGTGTTTCCTGGAAAGTCTCATTTGATTTTTCAAGATTCTGTAGGCTAATGCTGTTATAGGGTTAGCAATTCTGCATAGCAGTTATTTATTGCTtgataaattgaaaaaaaacccttctatATAGTGATCTCATTTTAGTAAGCATCTGGATAGCATGGGAGCCAGTGTTGTTTAGCATTCGCCAGCTAGTCAGTGAGGTCATTCAATTTCTGCAGAGAATTCACAAACTTCTCCAGTCtacttttgttacatttaaCTATTTAATCTGGCATAATGCATGTTAGGATTTTCCCCTAACTTCATTTTACGAAGGAAAATTGTGGGATTGTAGAATTACGAACACATGGTAGAATTATCCACACTGAATTGTTCAATTGATGCCTGCTGTATTATGAAAGTCAATTCTGAGGTCCTGTATCTCTGGATGTTGCTGTAGTATACCGAGAAGATGAGCTTGTGTAGAAGTACTGCTCTGGAAGTGCGTTATGAAAATCATTAGAGGGGATGTGAAAGGATCCAGTTAAAGACCTTCCCTTTGAAGATGGTCCTGTGTTGTGCATGGATGAAAGCTGCAACTTGAGTTAGTGAATGAATGGTTTTAGGTCACTAAGCAAGATATCCTTGAACATTGTGGAAAAAAGACCATTTGCTACCATATTGGAATGGCTGATCAAGCTCCCAAAGGGCAGCAAGGATAATTAGGCATGGCTCCCATGGGTTAAAGTCAAGGTGACTTTGGCAGGTtggaaaaaaaggcttttccagaggtgaaggaaaaataaagcTTACTTTCTACAAAAGATTGATGTGTTTGTTAACATTAGCTGGTAAACAGGTACATTTAAGATTGGGTGACCATCATAAGCTGGCAAGTTGCTGACTAAAAAGACCACCTGGTATATTCAGTATAAGATGGTGGAGTATAGAAACCAGCAAAGACCAATGCAGATGACCATAAGCTCATCAATGACAAGACAAGCTAGCATGACCATTATAGACTGGTAGATCAGCGAAGCCAGCAGTTTTTAGGAATTGCTCATTAATTAGTTATTGTTCAGTTAACAAACCTTGCAAACCTTATACATTACAAACCTTTTGAGAAACACACCCTAGAACAGTATTGTAGCAgcaatatgtaaaataattctgaattctgaattctgaatttGGTCTTCACATTAAATTTTCATTCAGGGAAAATTGCTAagataaaacatatatatatatatatatatatatatatatatatatatatatatatatatacacacacacacacacacacacacacacacacacacaatagtatgtttgaatgaatgtgtgttgtATTGTTGAACATTCCttgaatatttttcttttctaaaaaaataatgtagcTAAACTATTacattatttgtattgtatatgatacaaaataacattttaaaataatcaaatgaaACAAACTATTGAACAGTAGGCAGGGTCATATTGTCTTTTCACTGAAACTGAACCACACTAGAGTTCACTTGGAAGTGTCCGAGACCAATATTAGCTTTGTTTGTTTCCTAATTTTTCAGTGTCACAACTGTAGTTAAACATCTGTAGCTATTTCTTATGCAAGCAACAATGCACTGCAAAATGTCATCTTAACAAGTGAGAATATCCTAAATATGCCCAAAATAACTAGTCTTTACTATTATATGGTTgcataaatcaaatataatattatttttctatttctgtaTTCTCATAAATTATCTTTTCTTATTCTATCGGCAAatagtttttgtctttttgctaAAAATGTGCAGAATCGTTTGCCAGTAGacattaatgtttaattatcatgtatttgatttattttaatcttataATAAGAAATGCTAGATAAATTTCTCTGTATTCAAGATATGTTTTACTAGAGGTTTTGTGGCAAACACTTTTGTTGGTTatctacatacagtatatagtaacAAGTTAGACATACAcatgtgtaataataaaatattacactttGTTTGCTCGACATGCAGTTAAAAATACGCCTAAAAATTCCCTTACTATCATACGACTGACTTTAGTACTGAATAAAGATTACTGGCATGTTCTGTATCCAttgcatgctgtaaatatacCATAAAACTGTGCTGTGCAGAGGGCTAATGACAGCAAGGCTTGACTTGACATAGGACATTTGAAAAAGTCCATAACTCCTTCACTCCTGTTATAGAAATACgcaaaagtttatatttaaaatacatatgaaTGAGTGATGCTTGAGTTtaaattggtttatttttatattccagATTTCCTAGGTACTGCAGTAATTCTTGTTTCTGTAAGATTTTTACATGTTCTACTGGTTTCTATATTAATGGAATTATTGACCAAAAACTTATGACCAAACCTAAAACATAAATTTTAGTCTGAATGCAGCAAAAAGTTCAAGCGTATTGTGATTGCCCTTAAAAGTATTTCTTTCTTACATCTTTTCCAGATAAATCATTGTTATGGAGGTTACATACAGCTAGAACTAATAGTTAC
The DNA window shown above is from Silurus meridionalis isolate SWU-2019-XX chromosome 12, ASM1480568v1, whole genome shotgun sequence and carries:
- the scn2b gene encoding sodium channel subunit beta-2 isoform X1, which gives rise to MSLLLRGRETRGASAIFASAALLLFTVSSVSSMEVLVRQQIDALNGTMVKISCTFTSCYKLDLSKFAMNWTYQETKNDTEEMFMTFKNRLPLLRTDRFGDRVKFAGNLDKNDLSITISNVQLADEGLYNCYVRNPPDRVEGHGRIQLSVVTELPPPRDSTIAVAVGASIGGMLALVILSMVIIKCVRRHKKQELISDEQKMEEEGKTDGDGGIEEGTKQI
- the scn2b gene encoding sodium channel subunit beta-2 isoform X2; this encodes MHLINSITPTSLHPPAFSSVSSMEVLVRQQIDALNGTMVKISCTFTSCYKLDLSKFAMNWTYQETKNDTEEMFMTFKNRLPLLRTDRFGDRVKFAGNLDKNDLSITISNVQLADEGLYNCYVRNPPDRVEGHGRIQLSVVTELPPPRDSTIAVAVGASIGGMLALVILSMVIIKCVRRHKKQELISDEQKMEEEGKTDGDGGIEEGTKQI